The following are encoded together in the Streptomyces rapamycinicus NRRL 5491 genome:
- the rocD gene encoding ornithine--oxo-acid transaminase: MTATTPIASDSTTSGSGAAVANGAARSSQELIRAEETSLAHNYHPLPVVVAGAEGAWVRDVEGRRYLDMLAGYSALNFGHRHPALIEAAHRQLDQLTLTSRAFHNDRLAGFAEGVAELTGLSMVLPMNTGAEAVESAIKVARKWAYEVKGVAPDQATIVVAADNFHGRTTTIVGFSTDPVARDGFGPFAPGFRVVPYNDLAALEAAVDETTAAVLIEPIQGEAGVVIPDDGYLRGVRELTRRTGTLFIADEIQSGLGRTGTTLAVEHESVMPDVLLLGKALGGGIVPVSAVVADRAVLGVLRPGEHGSTFGGNPLAAAVGSAVVDLLRTGEFQRRARELGEVLGDGLAALSGKGVVGYRCRGLWAGVDVDPALGTGREVSERLMAEGILVKDTHGSTIRLAPPLTITRAELEGALAALEKVLG; this comes from the coding sequence ATGACCGCCACCACCCCCATCGCCTCCGACTCCACCACCTCCGGTTCCGGCGCGGCCGTGGCGAACGGCGCGGCTCGCTCCTCGCAGGAGCTGATCCGCGCCGAGGAGACCTCGCTCGCGCACAACTACCACCCGCTGCCCGTGGTCGTCGCCGGCGCCGAGGGCGCTTGGGTCCGGGACGTCGAGGGGCGCCGCTATCTGGACATGCTGGCCGGGTACTCCGCCCTCAACTTCGGCCACCGCCACCCGGCGCTGATCGAGGCCGCCCACCGCCAGCTCGACCAGCTCACGCTGACCTCCCGGGCCTTCCACAACGACCGGCTGGCCGGGTTCGCCGAGGGGGTTGCGGAGCTCACCGGGCTCTCCATGGTGCTGCCGATGAACACCGGCGCGGAGGCGGTGGAGAGCGCCATCAAGGTCGCCCGCAAGTGGGCGTACGAGGTGAAGGGCGTCGCCCCGGACCAGGCCACCATCGTGGTGGCGGCCGACAACTTCCACGGCCGCACGACGACGATCGTCGGGTTCTCCACTGACCCCGTGGCCCGCGACGGCTTCGGCCCGTTCGCCCCGGGCTTCCGCGTCGTGCCGTACAACGACCTCGCGGCGCTGGAGGCCGCCGTCGACGAGACCACGGCGGCGGTCCTCATCGAGCCGATCCAGGGCGAGGCGGGCGTGGTCATCCCCGATGACGGCTATCTGCGCGGGGTGCGCGAGCTCACCCGGCGCACCGGGACGCTGTTCATCGCCGATGAGATCCAGTCCGGCCTGGGCCGCACCGGCACCACGCTGGCCGTCGAGCACGAGTCGGTGATGCCGGATGTGCTGCTGCTCGGCAAGGCGCTGGGCGGCGGCATCGTGCCGGTGTCGGCGGTGGTGGCCGACCGTGCGGTGCTCGGGGTGCTGCGCCCCGGCGAGCACGGCTCCACCTTCGGCGGCAATCCGCTGGCCGCGGCGGTCGGCTCGGCCGTGGTCGATCTGCTGCGCACCGGCGAATTCCAGCGCCGGGCACGGGAGTTGGGCGAGGTGCTGGGGGACGGGCTGGCCGCGCTGAGCGGCAAGGGCGTCGTGGGCTACCGCTGCCGCGGGCTGTGGGCGGGCGTCGATGTGGACCCCGCGCTCGGCACCGGCCGTGAGGTGAGCGAGCGGCTGATGGCCGAGGGGATCCTGGTCAAGGACACCCATGGTTCGACGATCCGTCTGGCACCGCCGCTGACCATCACCCGGGCGGAGCTGGAGGGGGCGCTGGCGGCACTGGAGAAGGTACTCGGCTGA
- a CDS encoding membrane protein: MDSEPVTVTAAYRVDPGRESEFYAWAIEMLNAAASLPGYLGGGVMGSGSASSEWHVLYRFEAEGPARAWDSSLERARLASRTGPFVEEKGTQRTSGLENWFKGPVRPLPPPPKWKLWLVNLSAVFPPVLIFNVLVIPFIKDANFLLRTLALCLGVTAMVTWLVMPRLQRLLKKWLYPPLQSIRGRHRRMAADGPRARR, translated from the coding sequence GTGGACAGTGAACCGGTCACGGTGACTGCCGCATACCGGGTGGACCCCGGCCGCGAAAGCGAGTTCTATGCCTGGGCGATCGAGATGCTCAATGCCGCGGCAAGCCTTCCGGGATATCTCGGAGGCGGGGTGATGGGATCCGGTTCGGCCTCCTCGGAGTGGCACGTCCTCTACCGGTTCGAGGCGGAAGGCCCGGCTCGGGCATGGGATTCCTCGCTGGAGCGCGCGCGATTGGCGTCCCGTACCGGGCCCTTCGTCGAGGAAAAGGGAACACAGCGCACCTCGGGACTGGAGAACTGGTTCAAAGGGCCGGTGCGGCCACTGCCGCCACCGCCCAAATGGAAGCTGTGGCTGGTGAATCTGAGCGCGGTCTTCCCTCCGGTTCTCATCTTCAACGTGCTGGTGATCCCGTTCATCAAGGACGCCAATTTCCTGCTGCGGACCCTGGCCTTGTGCCTCGGTGTGACCGCGATGGTGACCTGGCTGGTCATGCCGCGGCTGCAGCGGCTTCTGAAGAAGTGGCTCTACCCACCGCTTCAGTCGATACGAGGACGTCACAGGCGGATGGCGGCCGACGGCCCACGCGCTCGCCGGTAG